The Calliopsis andreniformis isolate RMS-2024a chromosome 10, iyCalAndr_principal, whole genome shotgun sequence nucleotide sequence AAGAGCCATCGCAATATTAGCTACACCAGTTCCAAGAGTAGCATATTGTGATCCTGTCAGACCAAGGCCGGCAGCGAGAAATATTGAGTTCGAATAGTAAAAAACAACGTTTATACCACTCATTTGTTGTCCAAATTGTATCAAACAAACTAAGAATAGAGGTAACTTCAAACTTGGATCTTTTAATATACGTTTCAGAGTCCAAGGCTCAGCTGTTGTTTTAGTTTCTATTTCGTGTTGTAAATTAGCAATTTCCACTTGCAAAAGCATTATGTCCATATTACGTATTCTACTGAGTTCTGAAATGTGTAATCATTGTAACAGCAACACTTTTGATAACGACATTATTTAGTATCAAAATATCGATAATTACTAACCATCAAGAGCTTTTTGTTTTTCTTCTttgattataaataaatatttaggaCTTTCTGGTAAAACTATACTTGTAAGCACTAAAGCATACATACACAGAGGAAGAAATGCTCCTAGCATATAATGCCAGGAATTTTCAGTTCCCAGGACTGTTTCAAGTCCTGCAATTTGGCCTAAAAATACTCCACATGTAATTCCTAATTGACATAGTACTCCAACAGCACCCCTTAATCTAAGGGGTGCTATTTCAGCCATGTACATTGGTACTATGCATGTAGCAAAACCTCCAGAAAGGCCTGAGAGAAAAGTATTACCTTTAATATGAATTTCACAGAGGCGATAATTATATAGAAATTTCAAACTTACCCACAACTAATCTGCCTGCTAAAAGGAGTTCAATTGAATTCAATTTCTGGACTAAAAAGAACATTGCAGCTCCCACAATGCCAAATATATTTCCAATACATAGCGTTTTTTTCCTTCCATATCTATCTGCTAGCCAACTTGAAAGATATGAACCAGTTACACCGCCGATAAGAAAAATCGAAACTACGGTAGACCAGAGTATTTTCAAGTTACTTTCAGAAACATCCACATGGTATCTTTCTTTAATACTTTCGTTGCAAAACGCTCCTACCAGCTGCAATTCATATAGAAGTTGCAAAAACTTTGTACTAAAGGTCAGTCTAATCATAGATTAGAAATACTAACATGAGctgcattattcaatactcctaTGTTAAATCCAGCTGGTACCGCTGATCCTAAGCAGCAGGTCACACCTGCTAGGGCCAATGTAATGGTCCAACCACCTGGTGCCtaagaaa carries:
- the LOC143184988 gene encoding solute carrier family 2, facilitated glucose transporter member 3 isoform X2, with the protein product MSLDSHAAVLSDVERPHQPSDDRDERLAPGGWTITLALAGVTCCLGSAVPAGFNIGVLNNAAHLVGAFCNESIKERYHVDVSESNLKILWSTVVSIFLIGGVTGSYLSSWLADRYGRKKTLCIGNIFGIVGAAMFFLVQKLNSIELLLAGRLVVGLSGGFATCIVPMYMAEIAPLRLRGAVGVLCQLGITCGVFLGQIAGLETVLGTENSWHYMLGAFLPLCMYALVLTSIVLPESPKYLFIIKEEKQKALDELSRIRNMDIMLLQVEIANLQHEIETKTTAEPWTLKRILKDPSLKLPLFLVCLIQFGQQMSGINVVFYYSNSIFLAAGLGLTGSQYATLGTGVANIAMALVSVSVMSSLNRRIVLLTSNYLCLGCLIVLCISILIIHFSSIMPIVCIVAVMAYVIFYGIGLGPIPYFIGSELFDVGPRPIAMALGSVFNWGGNFIVGMMFPIVESIIGAYTFLIFAGFLLFLGQIVRIYLPETRGRSTMDVAASVSQGFQSRPNSRHVA
- the LOC143184988 gene encoding solute carrier family 2, facilitated glucose transporter member 3 isoform X1 — its product is MGDMLEYKDSHAAVLSDVERPHQPSDDRDERLAPGGWTITLALAGVTCCLGSAVPAGFNIGVLNNAAHLVGAFCNESIKERYHVDVSESNLKILWSTVVSIFLIGGVTGSYLSSWLADRYGRKKTLCIGNIFGIVGAAMFFLVQKLNSIELLLAGRLVVGLSGGFATCIVPMYMAEIAPLRLRGAVGVLCQLGITCGVFLGQIAGLETVLGTENSWHYMLGAFLPLCMYALVLTSIVLPESPKYLFIIKEEKQKALDELSRIRNMDIMLLQVEIANLQHEIETKTTAEPWTLKRILKDPSLKLPLFLVCLIQFGQQMSGINVVFYYSNSIFLAAGLGLTGSQYATLGTGVANIAMALVSVSVMSSLNRRIVLLTSNYLCLGCLIVLCISILIIHFSSIMPIVCIVAVMAYVIFYGIGLGPIPYFIGSELFDVGPRPIAMALGSVFNWGGNFIVGMMFPIVESIIGAYTFLIFAGFLLFLGQIVRIYLPETRGRSTMDVAASVSQGFQSRPNSRHVA
- the LOC143184988 gene encoding solute carrier family 2, facilitated glucose transporter member 3 isoform X3, whose product is MHGVFLSISSSDNLSAPGGWTITLALAGVTCCLGSAVPAGFNIGVLNNAAHLVGAFCNESIKERYHVDVSESNLKILWSTVVSIFLIGGVTGSYLSSWLADRYGRKKTLCIGNIFGIVGAAMFFLVQKLNSIELLLAGRLVVGLSGGFATCIVPMYMAEIAPLRLRGAVGVLCQLGITCGVFLGQIAGLETVLGTENSWHYMLGAFLPLCMYALVLTSIVLPESPKYLFIIKEEKQKALDELSRIRNMDIMLLQVEIANLQHEIETKTTAEPWTLKRILKDPSLKLPLFLVCLIQFGQQMSGINVVFYYSNSIFLAAGLGLTGSQYATLGTGVANIAMALVSVSVMSSLNRRIVLLTSNYLCLGCLIVLCISILIIHFSSIMPIVCIVAVMAYVIFYGIGLGPIPYFIGSELFDVGPRPIAMALGSVFNWGGNFIVGMMFPIVESIIGAYTFLIFAGFLLFLGQIVRIYLPETRGRSTMDVAASVSQGFQSRPNSRHVA
- the LOC143184988 gene encoding solute carrier family 2, facilitated glucose transporter member 3 isoform X4 produces the protein MGDMLEYKDSHAAVLSDVERPHQPSDDRDERLAPGGWTITLALAGVTCCLGSAVPAGFNIGVLNNAAHLVGAFCNESIKERYHVDVSESNLKILWSTVVSIFLIGGVTGSYLSSWLADRYGRKKTLCIGNIFGIVGAAMFFLVQKLNSIELLLAGRLVVELSRIRNMDIMLLQVEIANLQHEIETKTTAEPWTLKRILKDPSLKLPLFLVCLIQFGQQMSGINVVFYYSNSIFLAAGLGLTGSQYATLGTGVANIAMALVSVSVMSSLNRRIVLLTSNYLCLGCLIVLCISILIIHFSSIMPIVCIVAVMAYVIFYGIGLGPIPYFIGSELFDVGPRPIAMALGSVFNWGGNFIVGMMFPIVESIIGAYTFLIFAGFLLFLGQIVRIYLPETRGRSTMDVAASVSQGFQSRPNSRHVA